One Stratiformator vulcanicus genomic window, ACCCTCAGTTCACGGAATGGGGTGACAGCCCCTACTTCTCCGTCACACTCACCGGAACAAAGACTCTTGTCGATCTTCTGAAGCACCTCTACGTGCTGATTCCGGTCTTCGACGGGCGAAAGCACTATTTCATTAGTGACGATGAGTTGGACAAATTACTCACAAAAGGCGAACACTGGCTGGCGGCGCATCCCGCAAAGGAAACGATCACGCGGCGCTATTTCAACAACAAGCCGAGCCTCTATCGGCAGGCGCTGGCCCGACTGGTCGAAGAAGAGCAATTAGATATCGACGAGGCGCAACCATCGCGGGCCGAGGAGTCGCTCGAACGAAAGTTAAGCCTGAACGAGCAACGGCTCGGCACTGTGTTGTCGGCTTTAAGATCCAGCGGAGCACGCAGCGTTGTCGATCTCGGCTGCGGAGAGGGCAAGCTGTTAAAAGAATTGATCGAGGATCGTCAGTTTCATCGCGTTGTCGGCGTCGACGTTGCCGTCCGTTCGCTCGAGATCGCCTCTCGGCGATTAAAGGCTCACCGCCTGCCGCTGTGGATGGCGGAAAAACTCGAACTCCTCCACGGCTCCCTCATATATCGCGACAAACGATTGGAGAACTTCGACGCCGCCGCCGTGGTCGAAGTCATTGAACACCTTGATCCGCCGCGGTTGAAAGCCTTCGAGCGCGTGTTGTTCGAGTTCGCGCGCCCGAAGACGGTCGTCCTGACGACACCGAACCGCGAATATAACGTGATGTGGGAAACCCTTCCCGAAGGAAGATTGCGTCACCCCGACCATCGCTTTGAGTGGACAAGGGCAGAATTTCAGGAATGGGCCGACGGCGTGGCAGAACGATTCGGCTATCAGGTGCGTTTCGCGCCGGTGGGGCCGGTCGACGAAATTGTCGGTTCACCGACACAGATGGGGGTGTTTACTCATGACAAATAAAGTCCACCTCTCCGAGTCGCTCATTTATTCCAGCGGGTCCCAAGTCGTCACACGGTCTGACGTCGTGGGTCCGTCCGGAGTTATTCTTCATCCCGCCGGTGCCGTCGGCGTGGTGGTGAAGTCGCCGCCCGATCTGGATCATCATTATCGTGTTCGGTTCCCGGACGGCGTGGAGGAGTCGCTGAAGCCATCCGAATTAACGCTGCTCGCAAAATATAAAGAGGGCCGCATCGGCGAAGGTGCCGAAGGACTGCACGACGGCGACCTGTTCGACCGTGTCATTTTTCGATGCGTGATCGGCTCGCAAGCATACGGCCTTGACGATGAAGCGTCCGATGTCGATCGCCGCGGGTGTTTTCTCCCGAAGGCGGAGCGACACTGGTCGCTATTCGGCATTCCGGAGCAACTCGAGTGTCACGAGACGCAAGAGTCTTACTGGGAAATTCAGAAGTTTGTCGTTCTCGCCCTGAAAGCGAACCCGAACGTGTTGGAGTGCCTCTACACACCACTCGTGGAGAAAGCGACGCCGCTTGCCGAAGAACTTCTGGCGATGCGGGAGTCATTTCTCTCGCGGCTCGTCTATCAAACTTACAACGGCTACGTGCTATCACAGTTTAAGAAAATGCAGGCGGGTCTCCGCAATCAGGGCCGGGTTAAGCCGAAGCACGTGATGCACTTGATCCGCCTGTTAATCTCCGGCATCGGTGTGCTCCGTGACGGTTTCGTCCCGGTTCGCGTCGATAAGCACCGCGACGAACTGCTCGCGATTAAACGGGGTGAACTGCTTTGGCAGGAAACGGAAAAGTGGCGGACGCAACTGCATCAAGAATTCGACGAAGCACTACAACAAACATCGCTACCGGAGCGGCCTGATTATGAGAAGGCAAACGCCTTTCTGGTCAAGGCAAGGCGGGCGGCAATGGCGAAAGACCTCCCGTGACCGACGATCCCCGGCTGACTCAACAAGTCGAAGACCATCCCTACCCGCTACTGTTCGCCACGATCAGCGGGGCGCATCTTTACGGCTTTCCCTCGCCCGATTCCGACTATGACCTCCGAGGCGTTCACCTGCTGCCGCTCCGGGATGTGATCGGTTTAAAACGCGGTCAGGAGACCGTCGAGCGGTCCGGGGTGCATGACGGCTTGGAGATTGACCTCGTTACGCACGACGCAGCCAAGTTCTTCGGGCTCATGCTGAAAAAGAACGGCTACGTTCTGGAGCAGGTGCTCTCTTCGCTCGTCGTGCACACCACGCCCGAGCACGAAGAATTAAAGGCAATTGCACGGCAATGCGTAACCCGTCACCACGCCCACCATTACCTCGGTTTCGCCGCCACGCAGTGGAAGCTGTTTAATAAGGAGGACCCACCACGTGTGAAACCGCTGCTGTATGTCTATCGCGTGCTACTGACCGGCATCCATCTGATGCGCACCGGCGAAGTTGAAGCGAACCTCGTCCGGCTCAATGAAGTGTTTCAACTGCCTTACATCCCGGAGTTGGTCGAGCGAAAGACGCAAGGCACGGAGAAAGGCACGCTCGACGATGGGGACTTGATGTTGCATGAGCACGAGTACGAGCGGTTGCGGGGAGAGTTGGAGCTGGCTCACTATGCTAGTGCGCTACCGGATATAGCAGAGGTCACGGAGCCGCTGAATGAACTCTTGATCCGCGTTCGCCTTTCCCAAACCTGACTCTTATCCGTAGACGTTTCAGATTGTGCAGTGAAGATCAACGTCCCCAAACTCTCTCTCGTTGTCCTCATCGGCCCCAGCGGGTCGGGGAAGAGCACGTTTGCGCGGACGCATTTTCTGCCGACGGAGGTGCTTTCGTCCGACTTCTTTCGTGGCTTGGTCAGCGATGATGAGAACGATCAGGATGCCACGCAGGATGCGTTTGCTCTGCTGCATGAAGTGGCGGCGACACGGCTGAAGCGAGGGAAACTGACGGTCATCGATGCGACCAACACGCAGCCGGAGGCGCGACGGCCTTTGGTGCAAATCGCGCGAAGGTATCACTGTCTGCCGGTGGCGATCGTGCTCAACCTCCCCGAAGCCGTCTGCCGGGACCGAAACCGCGATCGCCCTGATCGCGACTTTGGGCCGCATGTGATTCGCAACCAGCGGTCGCAATTAAGACGGTCACTGAAGTCTTTAAAACGCGAAGGCTTCCGGCACATCTTCGTGATGGACTCTGTCGAGAAGGTAGACGCGGCGACGGTCGAGCGCGTGCCGCTTTGGAACGATAAAACTGACGAACACGGGCCGTTCGATTTCATCGGTGACGTCCACGGCTGCGCCGATGAACTTGAGACCCTTCTGTCCGAACTCGGCTACGAGAATACGAATGCCTCGGACCTCGGCCCCGGTTGGGGAGACACGCGCTATCGGCATCCCGAAGGACGCAAAGCGGTCTTCGTGGGTGACCTTGTCGACCGTGGGCCGCGGATCGTCGATGTGTTACGGATTGTCCGCAATATGGTCGAAGGTGGTTCGGCGATTTGTGTGCCCGGCAACCACGACATGAAGCTGCTGCGAAAATTAAATGGTCGTAATGTGCAGGTGACGCACGGCCTCGCCGATTCGCTCGCTGACATTGAAGCATTGCCCGACGCCGTTCGCGAGTCCTTCGTTGAAGATCTTAAGACCTTTCTCGACGGACTCGTCAGCCACTATGTCCTCGACGATCGCCGCGTCGTCGTCGCACACGCGGGTATTAAAGAGTCAATGCAGGGGCGCGGCTCGGGGAAGGTCCGCGACTTCTGCCTCTATGGAGAGACGACCGGCGAGACCGACGAATTCGGCTTGCCGATCCGGCACAACTGGGCCGCCGACTACCGCGGCTCGGCAATGGTCGTTTACGGACACACGCCGGTTCCGGAGCCGGAGTGGCTGAACGAGACGGTTAATATCGACACCGGATGCGTGTTCGGCGGCAAGCTGACGGCGATGCGCTATCCCGAGCGGGAATTTGTTTCAGTTCCTGCACAAATGATGTACTGCGAACCTTCCCGCCCATTCTTGACGCCTGACGTCGAAGCCCTCTCCGCGCAGCAGCGGCACGATGACGTGCTTGATGCCGAGGATGTCATCGGGAAGCGGATCGTATCGACACGGCTGCAGCGGAATATCACGATCCGGGAGGAGAATGCGACGGCGGCCCTCGAAGTGATGAGTCGCTTTGCGGTCGATCCGAAATGGCTAATTTATCTACCGCCGACAATGTCGCCGTGCGAGACCTCGTCGGAGCCCGGAATGCTGGAGCACCCTGCCGAAGCATTCGCCTATTACCGCAATCAGGGCGTGCCACGGGTGATCTGCGAAGAGAAGCACATGGGCTCTCGGGCGGTCGTTGTATTGTGTCGCGATGAAGAGGCTGCGGTAGCGCGGTTCGGCATCGACACCGGCGAAACGGGGATCGTTTATACGCGGACCGGTCGACGGTTTTTTAACGATCAGACTTTGGAACGACAATTCCTTAACGTGCTGCACGGTGCAATTAATGACGCCGGGTGGTGGGAGCAATTCGAGACGACGTGGGTTTGCCTCGACTGTGAATTAATGCCGTGGTCAGCAAAGGCGCAAGAACTTCTGCGCTCGCAGTACGCCGCGGTCGGAGCCGCAGCCGGCGCGGCTTTGCCTCGCGCGGTGACTTCGCTGCAACGCGCTGTGGCTCGGCTTAGCGGCAGTGACGAAGAGACGGCCACGGCTCTGGTGGATCGATTCGCGCGGCGGTCATCCGCGGTTGAGAAATATGTCGCCGCCTATCGGCATTACTGCTGGCCGGTCGCGTCGCTGGCCGATCTCAAGCTCGCCCCGTTTCACCTGCTCGCCACTGAGGGCCGTGTTCACATCGATCAGGCCCATCCCTGGCACATGGAAACGCTCGCCAGCTTAAGTCGAAACGGTAACGGGCTGATCACCGCCACCGATTGCCAAACCGTTAGTCTGACTGATGTCGACAGCGTTGAGGAAAGAGTGCGGTGGTGGAATGAAAAGACCGCGACCGGCGGCGAGGGAATGGTCGTGAAGCCGACCGACTGGGTCGTCCGCGGCAGGAAGGGACTGGTTCAACCGGCCGTGAAGTGCCGTGGCAAAGAGTACCTGCGGATCATCTACGGCCCCGATTACGATGCGGAGGAGAACTTGTCACGGCTCCGCAATCGCAGCCTCGGTCGTAAACGATCATTAGCACTGCGGGAGTTCGCCCTCGGAGTCGAATCTTTGGAGCGATTCGTTCGGCAGGAACCTCTGCGACGCGTCCACGAGTGCGTTTTCGGCGTGCTCGCGTTGGAAAGCGAGCCGGTCGATCCGCGGTTGTGAGAGTTTCCGGGTAAAATCGCCCGATCAACAAAAGGCCGGTCGACCGTTCTTCCGGCGAATCTCAATCAGTCTGGACCGCAGGCGACCGGGACGGATCTCGCGAATTGGTCGAAATCGCCAATAATTCTTGGCCGGTCGACAGTCCCGCATCCGCTGAGTGAGAAGGACGGTCCGCATTTGGGCGATTGGCCCGGCTTTTCATCCCCTTTTTGAAACAGAATGAATTCTCGAAGCAACGCTTTCACTGACTTTTAGAGCGGGAAGTCTCATGATTTTTGAGTAAAGCGCCCCATGGACTACTCACCCTGCCACTTTTGAATCGATTAATTTCCTACCGCGCCGCTCGCCCGATCGCCAACTGCCGTTTCCGCTCATCTCCGTCCTGGGAGTCGCACCGCGGGAACTGCGTTCACCACTTGAAATCTCTCGACGGACCGAGCCACGTGCTCTCTCGAAGCCAACGACAAATCGCACTGCTCGGTGCCGCCTATGTGGCCGCGGCGTTTCTACCGGACGTCGGCATTTGGCTGCGCGGAGAATGGTCTTTTGAATTGGCCGCCGCGCCGTTCACGTCTTCGCCGGTCCACTTTTTGTTGGCGTTTCTGCTTTTCAGCCTCGGCATTAAGTCGGGCGGGAATTGGCTCGCTCAATGGCGAAAATTACTGCGGGGGTTGGCTGTGTTTTGGACGATTCGCACAGCCGCGGTGCTTGCCATACTAGCGGCGATGTGGAGTTACACGATCATTGTCGGCCCAGTCGCCGATGCCATTAGTCTGCTTGCCATCGGGATGCTGCTTGCAGTGACATTACCAGCGGCAGGTTCGTCGGCCGGTTGGATCGTGCGTGCCCATGCTGACGCACCGATGGGGGCTGCGGTCGTGGCGGGTTCGACTTTGACCTCTGTGGCCATGACGACCGTCTTGCTTTCCTTGCCGCTGCCGCAACAAACAGAATCCTCGCAGGTCTTCTCGGCAATCCATTCCGCCTTCCAACCCGACTTCGCCATCGCGTGGGTCTGCCTGCCGCTGCTCGCGGGAATGATCGCACAGTTTCTGCTCAGACGGTCGGGGCGCGACATCAAGAGTCGACATTTCGATACGCCGAGCCTAGTCGCACTGCTCTTGCTCAACTACGCGAACGGAGCCGTTTGCCTCCCGCAATTGTTAGCTCGCGGGCAATTCGGAGCCGTCGTAGCCACCGCGCTGGTCGCCCTCGTTGGCACGTTCGCCCTGCGCGAAGCAGCGGACCGGTTCGCGCGACTCTACTTTCCTGACCGGGCTGCGGCGGATTCGCTCGGGATTACAACCGCGATGAGCAATACCGGGCTCGGACTGATAATCGCAACCACCGCGGTTCCAGACGAACCACTCGTTCCGCTGGCGTTAATCGGATTTACATTCGGCCAACATGCGGTCGCGGCTTGGCGGGCCGACCCTGTTCTTAATGAACCGAGCGAGGACTGACGCGACGTCGCTTTCGATTTCAATCAATATCGATTGCAGCGCGTGATTTCTCAGCCGATTCGGAACTATCGATGAGGACGACACCCCATTGCGTGTTGGCCAACGTCCACTCCCGGCCCTCGAGAAAGACCGGTGCAAAGAGCGCCGGTCCGACTCTTCCGGTGACCGGATCGGAAAATTTTTCGATCATGTGCAGCGGTGTTCGCCGCAAGCGTTGCTCTTTATTCCACTGCCGCTCAGTCTTTTGAAATAACTTGTCAACGGCCGTCACCAATTCCTGATCGACCTTGTGAATCTTAGGGCTGTGAACGGCATCGGAGTGGTGCAATATCCACCCACGCCCGGCCGAAACCTCGTCGATTTCGTTTGGGCGAAGATCGATCACTGAGACGCGATGATTGCCCGACAATTGCTCTTTTAATTCGCCGAACTCGTTGACGCCGATCGACAAACCTAACACCCCTAAGAACTGACGACCATCGGTGTCGTCCCAAATGGGGGCGGACAGCGCGACCTTTAATTCCGACGTGTTCGAACTGCGATAAACCTTCGAAAGGTTCGGCTGCCGGATGTATCGAATCGTGTCGGTCGGCTCGTCTGAACCCAGCCCGTGGAAGTAGTCGCGATATGCGTAATTGTTCTGCCCGACTGTCTCCTTATAAGGAAATCGACCGACCTGAAGACCATCGGCCCGACAGATGAACCAGCTCAGCGCGTTAGCGGCACGATGTCGGGCAACTCGGTCTCGAAAATACGCATCGAGCCGATCGAGCGTCTCAGCGGATATCGATTCGCCTTCCTGATTGGCCGCCTTCATTAGCTTTAAGAAGGCCGGGCGAGACGTCTCCATTTCGAGAATTCGGAAGCGGTCGTTTTGCTTTAATGCAATCGTCTGCGCCGTCATTCGGGTCGCGAACTCCATCGACTCGTCCCGTGCGACACTGGCGGCCAAGACCGCCGCCTCCGCCGACTGCCGGGCCGTTGACTCCGCCTCGGCCTGCTCGACGCTCCGCCAGGCAAACAACGAACTGAGCACCGCGAGCACGACACAGGCCGCTCCCGCCGTGCGCATTAACCCGTAGTGGTGACGCATCCACCGCGAAACGCGGTGCCCCATTGTCTCATGCATGGCCTCCGTCGGTTC contains:
- a CDS encoding 3' terminal RNA ribose 2'-O-methyltransferase Hen1; its protein translation is MLLTLSTTHQPATDLGYLLHKHPDRVQTFRQSFGNAVVYYPHVANDRCEACLLLDVDEVALVRGKGRSATKFLSDNQYVNDRPYVASSLMSVAIADVYRTALNGACKDRPELVETSLPLKARIDVLPMRGPEKFLNEVFEPLGYTVEAERKPLDPQFTEWGDSPYFSVTLTGTKTLVDLLKHLYVLIPVFDGRKHYFISDDELDKLLTKGEHWLAAHPAKETITRRYFNNKPSLYRQALARLVEEEQLDIDEAQPSRAEESLERKLSLNEQRLGTVLSALRSSGARSVVDLGCGEGKLLKELIEDRQFHRVVGVDVAVRSLEIASRRLKAHRLPLWMAEKLELLHGSLIYRDKRLENFDAAAVVEVIEHLDPPRLKAFERVLFEFARPKTVVLTTPNREYNVMWETLPEGRLRHPDHRFEWTRAEFQEWADGVAERFGYQVRFAPVGPVDEIVGSPTQMGVFTHDK
- a CDS encoding nucleotidyltransferase domain-containing protein; its protein translation is MTNKVHLSESLIYSSGSQVVTRSDVVGPSGVILHPAGAVGVVVKSPPDLDHHYRVRFPDGVEESLKPSELTLLAKYKEGRIGEGAEGLHDGDLFDRVIFRCVIGSQAYGLDDEASDVDRRGCFLPKAERHWSLFGIPEQLECHETQESYWEIQKFVVLALKANPNVLECLYTPLVEKATPLAEELLAMRESFLSRLVYQTYNGYVLSQFKKMQAGLRNQGRVKPKHVMHLIRLLISGIGVLRDGFVPVRVDKHRDELLAIKRGELLWQETEKWRTQLHQEFDEALQQTSLPERPDYEKANAFLVKARRAAMAKDLP
- a CDS encoding nucleotidyltransferase domain-containing protein, producing the protein MTDDPRLTQQVEDHPYPLLFATISGAHLYGFPSPDSDYDLRGVHLLPLRDVIGLKRGQETVERSGVHDGLEIDLVTHDAAKFFGLMLKKNGYVLEQVLSSLVVHTTPEHEELKAIARQCVTRHHAHHYLGFAATQWKLFNKEDPPRVKPLLYVYRVLLTGIHLMRTGEVEANLVRLNEVFQLPYIPELVERKTQGTEKGTLDDGDLMLHEHEYERLRGELELAHYASALPDIAEVTEPLNELLIRVRLSQT
- a CDS encoding polynucleotide kinase-phosphatase; protein product: MKINVPKLSLVVLIGPSGSGKSTFARTHFLPTEVLSSDFFRGLVSDDENDQDATQDAFALLHEVAATRLKRGKLTVIDATNTQPEARRPLVQIARRYHCLPVAIVLNLPEAVCRDRNRDRPDRDFGPHVIRNQRSQLRRSLKSLKREGFRHIFVMDSVEKVDAATVERVPLWNDKTDEHGPFDFIGDVHGCADELETLLSELGYENTNASDLGPGWGDTRYRHPEGRKAVFVGDLVDRGPRIVDVLRIVRNMVEGGSAICVPGNHDMKLLRKLNGRNVQVTHGLADSLADIEALPDAVRESFVEDLKTFLDGLVSHYVLDDRRVVVAHAGIKESMQGRGSGKVRDFCLYGETTGETDEFGLPIRHNWAADYRGSAMVVYGHTPVPEPEWLNETVNIDTGCVFGGKLTAMRYPEREFVSVPAQMMYCEPSRPFLTPDVEALSAQQRHDDVLDAEDVIGKRIVSTRLQRNITIREENATAALEVMSRFAVDPKWLIYLPPTMSPCETSSEPGMLEHPAEAFAYYRNQGVPRVICEEKHMGSRAVVVLCRDEEAAVARFGIDTGETGIVYTRTGRRFFNDQTLERQFLNVLHGAINDAGWWEQFETTWVCLDCELMPWSAKAQELLRSQYAAVGAAAGAALPRAVTSLQRAVARLSGSDEETATALVDRFARRSSAVEKYVAAYRHYCWPVASLADLKLAPFHLLATEGRVHIDQAHPWHMETLASLSRNGNGLITATDCQTVSLTDVDSVEERVRWWNEKTATGGEGMVVKPTDWVVRGRKGLVQPAVKCRGKEYLRIIYGPDYDAEENLSRLRNRSLGRKRSLALREFALGVESLERFVRQEPLRRVHECVFGVLALESEPVDPRL